One Synergistaceae bacterium DNA window includes the following coding sequences:
- the fliM gene encoding flagellar motor switch protein FliM, protein MPDVLSQDAIDALMKSISSGTSIDEIAAKADEYDKLKVYDFKRPDKFSKDQLRAIQMIHESFARQMTTVLSTLIRSIVSAEVASVEQLAYEEFVNYMVQPTVIGMIEMHPFEGSMLIEINPALVFTIIDRMLGGRGTFTGNVRELTDIEKTVIERVIMRILELLEDSWSTVVDVRFRFESMESNPFFVQICSPSDMVLVVIMKLRVSDVEGMVSLCFPYFLMEPIMDRLSSQQWFASTSHKADDEVRNWLNNSVMQVKMPMAMELGHTVLSLADVYALQPGDVIRLDERKDAQIDVRVGNQIRFKARPGTLNGNNAVEITQVLSQEMPVIIPEKGDQ, encoded by the coding sequence ATGCCGGACGTACTATCACAAGATGCCATCGACGCACTCATGAAGTCGATCTCCAGCGGCACAAGCATCGACGAGATTGCCGCTAAGGCCGACGAGTACGACAAGCTCAAGGTCTACGACTTCAAGCGTCCCGACAAGTTCAGCAAGGATCAGCTCCGCGCAATACAGATGATTCACGAGTCCTTCGCGCGCCAGATGACCACCGTTCTGTCCACGCTGATACGCTCCATCGTGTCCGCTGAAGTCGCTTCCGTCGAACAGCTCGCCTATGAAGAGTTCGTGAACTACATGGTTCAGCCGACAGTCATCGGAATGATTGAGATGCACCCGTTTGAAGGAAGTATGCTCATCGAGATCAACCCCGCATTAGTCTTCACGATAATAGACAGAATGCTGGGCGGCAGAGGAACTTTCACCGGCAATGTCCGCGAACTCACCGACATCGAGAAGACAGTCATCGAGAGGGTGATAATGCGCATCCTTGAGCTCCTCGAGGACAGCTGGAGCACGGTTGTTGACGTTCGCTTCAGGTTCGAATCGATGGAGAGCAATCCGTTCTTTGTGCAGATATGTTCGCCGAGTGATATGGTTCTCGTCGTCATAATGAAGCTGAGAGTTTCTGACGTTGAAGGAATGGTGAGCTTGTGCTTCCCGTATTTCCTGATGGAGCCGATAATGGACAGGCTGTCGTCCCAGCAGTGGTTTGCGTCAACGAGCCACAAGGCCGACGATGAGGTCAGAAACTGGCTGAACAATTCCGTTATGCAGGTGAAGATGCCGATGGCTATGGAGCTCGGACACACGGTGCTGTCGCTCGCGGACGTTTATGCTCTCCAGCCCGGCGATGTTATACGCCTCGACGAACGCAAGGACGCGCAGATAGATGTACGTGTGGGCAACCAGATACGCTTCAAGGCACGTCCCGGAACGCTCAACGGCAACAACGCAGTAGAGATCACGCAGGTACTGTCGCAAGAGATGCCTGTCATAATACCAGAGAAAGGAGACCAATAA
- a CDS encoding flagellar basal body-associated FliL family protein has product MKRILIFAIVGLVMFGAGFGGGLILGRTMAPKDTENEIGAGRVIQNPGPIVSIGQFTSNLAGAGRHVLDCTLSLELVEKEGASALVQTPGWMNRIRSEIFMLIKDRVYDDLTSAEGALQFAGDIKRSLNRMLPDVGGEAPIVNVLFESMILQ; this is encoded by the coding sequence ATGAAGCGCATACTGATTTTCGCAATAGTAGGACTCGTAATGTTCGGAGCAGGTTTCGGAGGAGGCCTGATACTTGGCCGCACAATGGCTCCCAAAGACACCGAAAACGAGATCGGTGCGGGGCGCGTAATCCAGAATCCCGGCCCTATCGTCTCAATCGGACAGTTCACCAGCAACTTGGCCGGAGCAGGACGGCACGTTCTCGACTGCACACTGTCCCTCGAGCTCGTCGAGAAGGAAGGAGCTTCCGCGCTCGTGCAGACACCAGGCTGGATGAACAGAATCCGCAGCGAAATATTCATGCTCATCAAGGACAGAGTTTACGACGACCTGACCAGCGCAGAAGGAGCATTGCAGTTCGCGGGGGACATCAAGCGTTCGCTGAACAGAATGCTTCCTGACGTGGGCGGCGAAGCTCCGATAGTCAACGTACTCTTTGAGAGCATGATACTGCAATAG
- a CDS encoding type II toxin-antitoxin system HicB family antitoxin — MKFTACYTKLEEGFGYMGQLLEWPNVITSGKDIDDCEEMLKDAAHEMALAYYEDGEEIPQEELIVKPIDIPLDREAGIPQIF, encoded by the coding sequence ATGAAATTCACAGCATGTTACACGAAGCTGGAGGAAGGCTTCGGATATATGGGACAGCTTCTGGAGTGGCCGAACGTTATTACATCGGGCAAGGATATTGACGACTGCGAAGAGATGCTGAAGGATGCTGCTCATGAAATGGCTCTCGCTTACTACGAGGACGGCGAAGAAATCCCGCAGGAAGAACTTATTGTTAAGCCTATAGATATACCGCTCGACAGGGAAGCAGGAATACCGCAGATCTTTTAG